In one window of Thermoplasmata archaeon DNA:
- a CDS encoding CARDB domain-containing protein produces MKNPKNKILVIIVMSVLLASSLLVAANVTAQQPTEGYISISMMYKDTQTGGENLLSNVVVNLLDYNGNVIASEVSNPTVIFHVPLGNYIIDAPSISLGSYVYEEVKQPITLSSSSINTNLTMYRTALNNTLSLNIYSNNAPLKGATVSYYTTYGLEFYSGVTNVSTGEITANVTYGTVNLKISYVEGGSNNYYYTSVSVTSTSVSQTINVGNYNHIFGTVYDSSTGLPVSSTIRATLINQSNGQLWQTLIFNQYDSNGGSFNFYVPSSTTYYVVLTADGYNINTFTSQSGYHSITLNKVMNNIMESYTLSSDFNNLTYKYSIQLNNESVISGFNYNNIGVLYYQLKYGNYNNQAISQYFYNSIEKYTNNMILVDNNFYQLQGVSVQPFTINFAGFTVTVSATYTQPAINVSSAISQFGYIPVNLNITNSNNAGARLNYSYSISIPSQYERVNSISGANISGYINNINIYNVSTTSTILLKLEKRQAPSIVLNSYSFALYWKGIQNNNYILNQSSTNYTIIVPANKPVSYNATNAISDIISGANWKNTNYSWQFDNGTIASGTGFVNETQSLTPGIHTLKLSITDIASNTNKTNITIYADGAYPNTYSNIKINNKAIISWTVSNATNKVAYLLNGQPGTATVSEQNGVNQAILPQIKINETQLFELSALYTNDTINGQILSHKPVTVIWDVNNTKMSGNFNNASINYPTRNKVDWINVTYTDIVNNSVTISIPVKIMDIMKPNPVILMYNQTGVKVSSIPQHSIIKLDGLNSTDPQNGVIVSYLWSIHSSNGTALASGTAYNITNGTMTSPVVYLNFSKYGLYYVLLNVSDRSGNYNVYNASLQVTPIGPDLVLNNFNWTGTFTVGTQSYIYVNISNTGNAPASQYNIILYVNGKVYSNTSYTNLLNGKSALLKISWTPSSSGNFTLKVRAYTPTEPAIYLGDNVMSKTVSVNQAGWVLPAIIIGIIVIIVVVAFVAFRLNKSRADQTKFKKKGAVEKAKPKEEKKSGSFFKKKD; encoded by the coding sequence TTGAAGAATCCGAAAAATAAAATATTAGTGATAATAGTAATGTCAGTGTTACTAGCGAGTTCGTTATTAGTGGCAGCAAATGTGACTGCACAGCAACCAACAGAGGGATATATAAGTATAAGTATGATGTATAAAGATACGCAAACAGGCGGAGAAAATCTTTTAAGTAATGTAGTGGTAAATCTGTTAGATTATAATGGTAATGTGATAGCTTCTGAGGTTTCTAATCCGACTGTAATATTCCATGTGCCTTTGGGTAACTATATTATAGATGCACCTTCAATAAGTTTAGGTAGCTATGTATATGAGGAGGTAAAACAACCAATAACTTTATCGTCAAGCAGTATCAATACTAATCTGACAATGTATAGAACTGCTTTAAATAATACTCTGAGCCTAAATATATACTCAAACAACGCACCACTTAAAGGTGCAACAGTAAGTTATTATACCACATATGGTTTAGAATTTTATTCTGGTGTTACGAATGTCTCTACAGGTGAAATCACAGCTAATGTGACTTATGGGACCGTAAATTTAAAGATATCCTATGTGGAAGGAGGCAGTAATAACTATTACTATACTTCTGTTTCAGTAACTTCTACTTCTGTATCGCAAACTATTAACGTTGGAAATTACAATCATATATTCGGTACAGTTTATGATTCTAGTACCGGTTTACCAGTAAGCAGTACAATAAGGGCAACATTAATAAATCAGAGCAATGGCCAACTCTGGCAAACTCTAATTTTCAATCAATATGATTCCAATGGAGGATCTTTTAACTTCTATGTGCCATCTTCGACAACCTATTATGTAGTATTAACTGCTGATGGTTATAATATAAACACATTTACATCTCAATCAGGATACCATTCAATTACATTAAACAAGGTTATGAACAATATAATGGAAAGTTATACATTAAGTTCTGATTTTAATAATTTGACATATAAGTATTCAATTCAATTAAACAATGAGTCTGTAATCAGCGGTTTTAATTATAATAATATCGGAGTCCTTTATTATCAGCTTAAATATGGAAATTATAACAATCAAGCAATTTCTCAATATTTTTATAATAGCATCGAAAAGTATACAAACAATATGATACTCGTAGACAACAACTTTTATCAACTTCAGGGAGTGAGCGTTCAACCATTTACCATAAATTTTGCTGGATTTACAGTCACAGTAAGCGCAACATACACACAGCCCGCAATTAATGTCAGCTCTGCAATATCTCAGTTTGGATATATACCTGTAAATCTAAATATCACAAATAGTAACAATGCTGGAGCTAGGTTGAACTACAGTTATTCAATAAGCATACCTTCTCAATACGAAAGAGTAAATTCAATAAGCGGTGCGAATATTTCTGGTTATATAAATAATATTAACATTTACAATGTTTCAACTACTTCCACCATATTATTAAAACTTGAGAAAAGACAAGCCCCATCTATAGTATTAAATTCTTACTCATTTGCATTATACTGGAAAGGTATTCAGAATAATAATTATATATTGAACCAGAGCAGCACTAACTACACGATAATAGTACCGGCCAACAAACCGGTCTCATATAATGCAACGAATGCAATTAGTGATATTATCTCAGGTGCGAATTGGAAGAACACTAACTATTCATGGCAGTTTGATAATGGGACCATAGCAAGCGGAACCGGGTTTGTGAATGAAACACAATCACTTACTCCCGGGATACACACACTTAAATTGAGCATTACTGATATTGCATCCAATACCAATAAAACAAATATAACAATATATGCAGATGGTGCTTATCCTAATACCTATTCTAATATAAAAATTAACAATAAAGCAATAATTAGTTGGACTGTTTCCAACGCAACTAATAAAGTCGCTTATTTACTTAATGGACAGCCTGGAACTGCAACAGTTTCAGAGCAAAATGGAGTGAATCAAGCAATATTGCCACAGATAAAGATCAATGAAACACAACTGTTTGAACTTAGTGCACTTTACACAAACGATACTATTAACGGGCAGATATTATCACATAAGCCGGTAACTGTAATCTGGGACGTAAACAATACGAAAATGTCCGGGAACTTTAATAATGCATCAATAAACTATCCGACCAGAAATAAAGTAGACTGGATCAATGTCACATACACAGATATAGTAAATAACAGTGTAACTATAAGCATACCTGTTAAAATCATGGACATTATGAAGCCTAATCCAGTAATATTAATGTATAACCAAACAGGTGTGAAAGTTAGTAGCATTCCACAACATTCAATAATAAAACTTGATGGCTTGAACTCTACAGATCCTCAAAACGGAGTAATTGTGAGTTACCTTTGGTCTATACATAGCTCAAATGGAACGGCTCTTGCTAGTGGTACAGCATACAATATTACAAATGGCACTATGACAAGCCCAGTAGTATATTTAAATTTCTCTAAATATGGCTTATATTATGTATTATTGAATGTTTCAGATAGATCTGGAAATTACAATGTTTACAATGCAAGTCTACAGGTTACACCAATTGGTCCAGATTTAGTTTTAAACAACTTTAATTGGACCGGCACATTCACGGTAGGAACACAAAGTTACATTTACGTAAACATCAGTAATACTGGCAATGCACCTGCCTCTCAGTATAATATAATACTCTATGTTAATGGGAAAGTATATTCTAATACTTCTTATACAAATCTTTTAAACGGCAAATCAGCTTTACTGAAAATATCATGGACACCTTCATCCTCAGGCAATTTCACATTAAAGGTTAGGGCATATACTCCTACAGAGCCAGCTATATATCTTGGAGACAATGTTATGTCTAAGACAGTATCTGTAAACCAAGCAGGGTGGGTATTACCTGCAATAATAATCGGTATAATCGTAATAATTGTGGTAGTGGCTTTTGTAGCATTTAGATTAAACAAGAGCAGAGCAGATCAGACAAAGTTCAAGAAAAAAGGTGCAGTCGAAAAAGCTAAACCGAAAGAAGAGAAGAAAAGTGGATCTTTTTTCAAAAAGAAAGATTAA
- a CDS encoding radical SAM protein codes for MILDFYYPGKAFPSFSVTGNACALNCKHCNHYYLETMLATTTADSLYSSAKKLADSGGTGFLLSGGSDITGKLPIYKFKDVVKKIKHDFNLMVNVHTGLLDSEDIIMLNEMDVDNVSFDMVGSDKTIKNVFGIDKTVEDYAKSLKLLDLAGINYTPHVVIGIDWGKIDGEYRAIDILKMLDNFKKIIFIVLIPTKHTAMEHIDPPKIEDIKDVFKYSKSNINKEHVLGCMRPRYMTEIETAAIDNGFKGIVIPSKNTEKYALSLGYNIVKHNYCCSL; via the coding sequence GTGATCTTGGATTTTTATTACCCGGGAAAAGCTTTTCCTTCGTTTTCAGTTACTGGCAATGCCTGTGCTCTTAACTGCAAGCATTGCAATCATTATTATTTAGAGACTATGTTAGCTACTACTACCGCAGATTCTCTCTACAGTTCCGCAAAAAAATTAGCAGATTCTGGTGGCACTGGTTTTTTACTTAGTGGAGGATCAGATATTACAGGAAAATTGCCAATTTATAAATTTAAAGATGTTGTAAAGAAAATTAAACATGATTTTAATTTAATGGTTAATGTGCATACGGGATTGCTTGATAGTGAAGATATAATAATGCTTAATGAAATGGATGTTGATAATGTCTCTTTTGATATGGTTGGTTCTGATAAAACTATAAAAAATGTATTTGGAATAGATAAAACAGTGGAAGACTATGCTAAAAGTTTAAAATTGCTGGATCTGGCCGGGATCAATTATACTCCACATGTTGTTATAGGCATAGATTGGGGCAAAATAGATGGAGAATATAGGGCGATAGATATTCTGAAAATGCTGGATAATTTTAAAAAGATTATATTTATTGTCCTGATACCAACAAAGCATACTGCTATGGAACATATAGACCCTCCAAAAATAGAAGATATAAAAGATGTATTTAAATATTCAAAAAGTAATATAAATAAAGAGCATGTGCTAGGCTGCATGAGACCAAGATATATGACAGAAATAGAAACTGCTGCAATAGATAATGGATTTAAGGGAATAGTTATTCCGTCTAAAAATACAGAGAAATATGCATTATCACTTGGATATAATATTGTAAAACATAATTACTGCTGCTCTCTATGA
- a CDS encoding peptidylprolyl isomerase: MNNGDIVKFDYELWIVENDKKTLFETTLEETAKANGIYDPNVKYKPMVTFIGKKMLIQAFEDSIINAEVGKEVELTIEPEKAYGIRNNKLVKVHSFRDFQKENVEPEVGKFVTLNKKTGKVLRVTPGRVVVDYNNPLAGKTLFYKYTVREIVTDLKGQISSIIEIRYGIDVDKFEIAINDDIQINLAESAKYKIEWATSKFGIVGDIREKTDKAIKFIETYIPEKKAEEKTVEEKK; the protein is encoded by the coding sequence ATGAATAATGGAGATATCGTTAAGTTCGATTATGAGCTTTGGATTGTGGAAAATGATAAAAAAACATTGTTTGAAACTACACTGGAAGAGACAGCTAAAGCAAATGGGATTTATGATCCTAACGTAAAATACAAGCCTATGGTTACTTTTATAGGCAAGAAAATGCTTATTCAAGCCTTTGAAGACAGTATTATTAATGCTGAAGTGGGGAAAGAAGTGGAGCTTACAATCGAGCCTGAAAAGGCATATGGTATTAGAAATAATAAGCTAGTAAAAGTTCACTCATTCAGAGATTTTCAAAAGGAAAATGTTGAGCCAGAAGTAGGCAAATTTGTAACATTAAACAAAAAAACAGGTAAAGTTTTGAGAGTCACTCCGGGGAGGGTAGTAGTAGATTATAATAATCCACTTGCCGGTAAAACGCTATTTTATAAATATACAGTACGAGAAATTGTGACAGATTTAAAAGGCCAGATAAGCAGTATAATTGAGATAAGATATGGTATAGATGTGGATAAGTTTGAAATAGCAATCAACGATGACATACAGATAAACCTCGCTGAAAGTGCAAAATATAAGATAGAGTGGGCAACTTCTAAATTTGGTATTGTCGGAGATATCAGAGAAAAAACGGATAAAGCCATAAAGTTCATTGAAACATATATTCCAGAGAAAAAGGCGGAGGAAAAGACAGTAGAAGAGAAAAAGTAA
- the ftsZ gene encoding cell division protein FtsZ, with amino-acid sequence MNSLVKELLSKNSNNTVPEQSISEDDTELTELLKQLKTSIKIIGCGGSGSNTITRIFDSNIKDVELIAANTDAQHLLITRSQKKILLGKRATRGLGAGALPEIGAEAVKEAEDIVRKAIAGADIVFVTAGMGGGTGTGSAPIVSKIAKEEGALVIAVTTLPFSAEGRLRMDNALIGLEKLKETADTTIVIPNDKLLQLVPRLPLNAAFRVADEVLMRAIRGISDMVTKPGLVNLDFNDLRTIMKDGGMAMIGLGESDGENRAEEALNEALNSPLLDIDISGATGALIDVVGGENMTIEEAEKIVANVSARLNQHAKIIWGSSVKAEAGNMMSVMLVITGIKDAKSLDKSKGKLEVIR; translated from the coding sequence ATGAATTCATTAGTAAAAGAGCTACTGTCAAAAAATAGTAATAATACGGTTCCAGAACAGAGTATTAGTGAAGATGATACTGAATTAACAGAGCTTTTAAAGCAGTTAAAAACGAGTATCAAGATCATTGGCTGTGGAGGATCTGGGTCAAATACTATCACACGAATTTTTGATTCTAACATTAAAGATGTAGAGTTAATTGCTGCAAATACAGATGCACAGCATTTATTAATTACAAGATCTCAAAAAAAGATACTTTTAGGCAAGCGTGCAACAAGAGGATTAGGTGCCGGGGCATTGCCGGAGATTGGTGCAGAAGCTGTAAAAGAAGCTGAGGATATTGTAAGAAAAGCTATAGCAGGTGCGGATATAGTCTTTGTTACCGCAGGTATGGGCGGTGGTACTGGTACAGGAAGTGCTCCTATAGTGTCTAAGATTGCGAAAGAAGAAGGGGCATTGGTTATAGCTGTCACAACGCTACCATTTTCTGCAGAGGGCAGATTAAGAATGGATAATGCTTTAATAGGCTTAGAAAAACTGAAAGAAACTGCGGATACTACAATTGTAATTCCTAATGATAAATTATTGCAGCTGGTTCCGAGGTTACCTTTAAACGCAGCATTCAGGGTAGCAGATGAGGTATTGATGAGAGCTATCAGAGGCATATCTGACATGGTTACGAAACCAGGGCTTGTAAACCTGGATTTTAATGATTTAAGGACCATAATGAAAGATGGTGGTATGGCGATGATTGGGCTTGGAGAGAGCGACGGTGAAAACAGGGCAGAAGAAGCTCTTAACGAGGCTTTAAACTCTCCGCTGTTAGACATTGATATTTCTGGTGCTACAGGTGCTTTGATAGATGTGGTTGGCGGTGAGAATATGACAATAGAAGAGGCGGAAAAGATTGTTGCCAATGTTTCTGCCAGACTGAACCAGCATGCGAAGATTATATGGGGCTCATCAGTAAAAGCAGAGGCAGGGAATATGATGAGCGTAATGCTTGTGATCACAGGTATAAAAGATGCGAAAAGTTTAGATAAGAGTAAGGGGAAACTAGAAGTAATAAGATGA
- a CDS encoding protein translocase SEC61 complex subunit gamma, protein MGIFDKFDDLQQDLDDRFSQIGKGKYSRILKMARKPTHEEYIRTAEITSAGLALIGGIGFLIYYIMTILVKIP, encoded by the coding sequence ATGGGAATATTTGATAAGTTTGATGATTTACAACAAGATCTGGATGACAGATTTTCACAGATAGGTAAAGGGAAGTATTCTAGAATATTAAAGATGGCACGAAAGCCAACACATGAAGAGTATATAAGAACCGCAGAAATTACAAGTGCAGGTCTAGCGCTGATTGGTGGCATAGGGTTCCTAATTTACTACATTATGACCATTCTTGTAAAAATTCCATAA
- a CDS encoding transcription elongation factor Spt5 has protein sequence MIIADDNGQVNSTKEPKNTENKLIKLTLSKKNFEMSSGRTADITATIENLTDNKEHVSFSIKSTFHMQDRDLEWAIKTTGLEESKSKNRDYVGKQEINDLISENLNKIFERTIEIGGRAKKSILLQISTPKGSALGDASNFEITASFLRDKTIYDSDIVSIVLVSTIVAIKTSLGQEVSVAQDLGKKIIINKIDYVYAIMVPSKLKGYIFVETLHPDQILSFVKSVKGIKGVVKGEMNIDEVLHYLTPKPATEGLMVGGIVELIDGPFKGERAKIIEIDATKNNIIVELIEAIVPIPLNVRADSVKLIENAKE, from the coding sequence ATGATAATTGCAGACGATAATGGGCAAGTTAATTCAACGAAAGAACCTAAAAACACTGAGAACAAGTTGATAAAGCTAACACTGAGCAAGAAAAACTTCGAGATGTCATCAGGAAGAACGGCAGATATAACTGCAACTATAGAGAATCTCACAGACAACAAAGAGCATGTATCTTTTTCTATAAAAAGCACTTTTCACATGCAGGATAGAGATCTAGAATGGGCTATAAAAACTACTGGGCTCGAAGAATCAAAATCAAAAAACAGGGATTATGTAGGGAAACAGGAGATAAATGATCTGATAAGCGAGAATCTAAATAAGATTTTTGAAAGAACTATAGAAATCGGAGGGAGAGCGAAAAAGAGCATACTATTGCAGATTAGTACGCCAAAAGGATCTGCACTGGGAGATGCGTCGAATTTTGAGATAACCGCATCATTTTTGAGAGACAAAACGATTTATGATTCAGATATAGTATCCATAGTTCTAGTGAGCACAATAGTAGCGATAAAAACCTCGCTTGGGCAAGAAGTATCGGTAGCGCAGGATCTGGGCAAAAAAATAATTATAAACAAGATTGATTACGTATATGCAATAATGGTACCTTCCAAGCTAAAAGGTTACATTTTTGTAGAAACTTTGCATCCGGATCAGATACTATCTTTTGTAAAGAGCGTAAAGGGAATAAAAGGTGTAGTAAAGGGAGAGATGAATATTGACGAAGTATTACACTATTTAACGCCAAAGCCAGCGACTGAAGGGTTGATGGTTGGCGGGATTGTAGAACTTATAGACGGTCCGTTTAAAGGGGAAAGAGCAAAGATCATAGAGATCGATGCAACTAAAAACAACATTATAGTAGAACTTATAGAGGCTATAGTGCCGATTCCTTTGAACGTCAGGGCTGATTCTGTAAAATTAATTGAAAATGCTAAGGAGTGA
- a CDS encoding 50S ribosomal protein L11: MANIVKSLVEGGKATPGPPLGPALGPLGVNIGQIIKEINDKTKLYEGMQVPVTIKVDTATKKFEIEVGTPPASALIIKELKVEKGSGNPKTQKIGDLKLEQVYKIAKMKMSNSLSYTLKGMALEIIGSCVSLGVTVEGLDPREMQKKIKNEEIKVPES, encoded by the coding sequence ATGGCAAACATTGTTAAAAGTTTGGTAGAGGGAGGCAAGGCAACCCCCGGACCACCTTTAGGCCCAGCACTTGGGCCACTAGGTGTGAATATAGGCCAGATAATAAAAGAGATAAATGACAAAACAAAGCTGTATGAAGGGATGCAGGTACCAGTAACAATAAAAGTAGATACAGCAACAAAGAAATTTGAGATAGAAGTGGGTACACCCCCAGCCAGTGCATTAATTATAAAAGAGTTAAAGGTTGAGAAAGGGTCTGGTAATCCGAAGACTCAGAAGATTGGAGATCTGAAGTTGGAGCAGGTTTATAAGATTGCGAAAATGAAGATGTCTAATTCTCTATCTTACACTTTAAAAGGAATGGCACTTGAGATTATCGGGTCTTGTGTTTCGCTAGGGGTAACGGTAGAAGGATTAGATCCCAGAGAGATGCAGAAAAAGATCAAGAATGAAGAGATAAAAGTTCCAGAAAGTTAA
- a CDS encoding 50S ribosomal protein L1 — translation MDNEKVLEAVREAISKSPERKFLESVELSINLRYIDLSDPKKRINEEILLPNGRGKPIKVAVFASGETALKAGKVADRVIMPEEIDSIVENKRKARKFANSYDYFLAEAPLMTKIGKVFGIFLGPRGKMARPIGVGTDPAALIQNLRKTVKARTKDRRTFQVPIGVKTMAPEILAQNIQEVVKKITAKMDNGEYNIESLYVKTTMGPAIKIEVR, via the coding sequence ATGGATAATGAAAAAGTATTAGAAGCAGTTCGAGAAGCTATATCTAAGTCTCCAGAACGTAAGTTTTTAGAAAGTGTGGAGCTATCTATTAATTTGCGTTATATAGATTTATCAGATCCTAAAAAGAGAATAAACGAAGAGATTCTTTTACCTAATGGCAGAGGCAAACCCATAAAAGTAGCAGTGTTTGCGTCGGGAGAGACTGCATTAAAAGCTGGAAAGGTAGCGGACAGAGTGATAATGCCAGAAGAGATTGATTCTATTGTAGAAAACAAGAGAAAAGCCAGGAAATTTGCGAACAGTTACGATTATTTTTTGGCAGAGGCACCGTTAATGACCAAGATAGGTAAGGTATTTGGTATATTTTTAGGGCCGAGAGGAAAGATGGCAAGGCCTATAGGAGTTGGTACAGACCCGGCGGCACTGATTCAAAACCTTAGAAAAACGGTTAAGGCCAGAACGAAAGATAGAAGAACGTTTCAGGTACCGATAGGAGTAAAGACAATGGCTCCTGAGATACTGGCTCAGAATATACAGGAAGTAGTGAAGAAAATAACTGCGAAGATGGACAATGGAGAATATAATATAGAATCTCTCTATGTTAAAACGACCATGGGTCCAGCGATCAAAATTGAGGTGCGATGA
- a CDS encoding 50S ribosomal protein L10, which translates to MVSQQKMGLVNDLVKMISEYDVVGIVGIRGIPGTQINTIRRTLRGNAKIVVSKNNYISLALKEAAKSKNGLEKLTEHISDQTGLILGNTDPFKLSKIISKSKTKAAAKGGEIAEEDIEVHEGETQFKPGPIVSDFQKVGIPAAIEKGKVVIKKEQKVVSKGEVISKDMAQMLSKLEIFPVTIGLDLKAIYEEGIVYNAEALMVDSDKTLELLRQTSMYGTSLALNIGYFTKSTVPIFLANAHREALSLAVSSKIYSSESIAILLQQANLSMMTLNKMLENKNGG; encoded by the coding sequence ATGGTATCACAACAAAAGATGGGACTTGTGAACGACCTGGTAAAGATGATTTCTGAGTATGATGTTGTTGGTATTGTAGGCATCAGAGGTATCCCAGGCACACAGATCAACACAATCAGAAGAACGCTTCGTGGTAATGCAAAGATTGTAGTGAGCAAAAATAATTATATATCCCTCGCGTTAAAAGAAGCTGCCAAATCCAAAAACGGGCTTGAAAAGTTAACAGAACATATATCAGATCAAACAGGATTGATTCTTGGAAACACTGATCCTTTCAAATTATCAAAGATAATCTCTAAATCCAAGACCAAAGCTGCGGCCAAAGGTGGAGAGATAGCTGAAGAGGACATTGAAGTTCATGAGGGAGAGACACAGTTTAAACCGGGTCCTATAGTCAGTGATTTTCAGAAAGTAGGAATACCGGCAGCAATAGAAAAAGGAAAAGTGGTAATAAAGAAAGAGCAGAAAGTAGTATCAAAAGGTGAAGTGATCAGTAAAGACATGGCACAAATGCTCTCTAAGCTTGAGATATTTCCAGTAACTATAGGTTTGGATCTTAAGGCGATATATGAAGAGGGAATAGTATATAATGCAGAGGCATTGATGGTGGATAGTGATAAGACTTTAGAGCTGTTAAGACAGACATCTATGTACGGTACAAGTCTTGCACTGAATATAGGATACTTCACAAAGAGCACAGTGCCGATATTCTTGGCTAATGCGCACAGAGAGGCACTTTCTCTAGCCGTAAGTAGCAAGATTTATTCATCAGAATCTATTGCTATATTATTGCAACAAGCGAACTTGAGCATGATGACACTAAATAAAATGTTAGAAAACAAAAATGGAGGTTAA
- the rpl12p gene encoding 50S ribosomal protein P1, which yields MEYVYSVLILHTLGKEITEENIAKIITAAGAAPDTAKIKALISSLEGINIDEAIKATAFASAAPAAATAQPAKEEKKEEKKKEEKKDEEEAMAGLGSLFG from the coding sequence ATGGAATATGTATACAGTGTATTGATATTGCATACGTTGGGAAAAGAAATTACAGAAGAGAACATTGCAAAGATCATTACAGCAGCTGGAGCAGCTCCAGATACTGCTAAGATTAAAGCGCTAATCTCTTCTCTAGAAGGCATAAACATAGACGAAGCAATTAAAGCTACTGCATTTGCATCGGCAGCACCGGCAGCAGCAACGGCCCAACCTGCAAAAGAAGAGAAGAAAGAAGAAAAAAAGAAAGAAGAAAAGAAAGATGAAGAAGAGGCCATGGCTGGACTCGGATCTCTGTTTGGTTAA
- the coaBC gene encoding bifunctional phosphopantothenoylcysteine decarboxylase/phosphopantothenate--cysteine ligase CoaBC, producing MHPAEKIKGIKSNLLLNKRIILGITGSIAAEETVKLTRELIRFGANVQAVMTESAKKIITVDSLKFATGTDVIDHISGSVEHVDLLDRADLLLIAPCSANTLSKIATGIADSTVSLFATTALGSLKILIAPAMHDKMYNNPVIKNNVKILEKYGVLFVPPKIEENKAKMADTDTIVAYVIRTLNDDYKNKKMLVIGGGSVEYIDDVRTISNLSSGETALELAKNAFYLGADVTLLIGTYSVLIPPYIKTEHFDSVSSLIAAIPKMLEYDYILVPAALSDFTIEKKAGKISSDQSLTIELVPNPKFILALRNKYKNVLVGFKAEYDISDDLLLKKGQEKLKKYNLEFLIANDLKKVKKEYTEILFIEKNNYKKLAGPKAEVTLQILKMMLR from the coding sequence ATGCATCCTGCTGAAAAGATAAAAGGCATAAAGAGCAATTTATTGTTGAACAAGAGGATTATTCTTGGCATTACGGGTTCTATAGCCGCTGAAGAAACTGTAAAACTGACACGCGAGCTGATCAGATTTGGTGCGAATGTTCAGGCAGTGATGACTGAAAGCGCAAAAAAGATAATTACTGTTGACTCTTTAAAATTTGCGACCGGAACTGATGTGATAGATCACATATCGGGAAGCGTTGAACATGTAGATCTTTTGGATAGAGCAGATCTGCTTTTAATTGCGCCCTGTTCAGCAAATACGCTCTCAAAAATAGCAACCGGTATAGCAGATTCAACTGTATCTTTATTTGCGACAACTGCGCTTGGCTCACTAAAGATTCTTATTGCACCTGCAATGCATGACAAAATGTACAACAATCCGGTTATAAAAAACAATGTCAAAATTCTGGAAAAATACGGTGTGCTTTTTGTGCCACCAAAAATAGAAGAGAACAAAGCAAAGATGGCAGATACTGATACCATCGTTGCATATGTTATAAGAACTTTAAACGATGATTACAAAAACAAGAAAATGCTGGTTATTGGCGGAGGCTCTGTAGAATATATTGATGATGTTCGCACAATCTCAAATTTATCTAGTGGAGAAACAGCATTAGAGCTGGCAAAAAATGCTTTTTATCTGGGCGCAGATGTGACCCTTCTGATAGGCACATATTCTGTTTTAATTCCACCGTACATAAAAACCGAACATTTTGACAGTGTAAGCTCTCTTATTGCTGCTATTCCGAAAATGCTCGAATATGACTATATACTAGTACCTGCTGCATTATCTGATTTTACGATTGAAAAAAAGGCAGGAAAAATTTCAAGCGACCAATCTCTAACTATCGAGCTTGTGCCAAATCCAAAATTTATTTTAGCGCTGCGAAATAAATATAAAAATGTGCTTGTTGGATTTAAAGCTGAATATGACATCTCAGATGACTTGCTTCTTAAAAAAGGGCAAGAAAAACTGAAAAAATACAATCTTGAGTTCTTGATTGCGAATGATCTTAAGAAAGTGAAAAAAGAATATACTGAAATACTATTTATTGAAAAAAACAATTACAAAAAACTGGCTGGTCCGAAAGCAGAAGTAACACTTCAAATTTTAAAAATGATGTTACGATGA